aaaatttcaagttaaatcaCAGATACAGTATTATGTACATGGTCAGCTTTTGAATGAGgttttcattgtttttaaagatgtcagTGTATTCAATAAGTCACTTTTGCTATTGAATGAAAtgttaataaactttaaaaattacaatttaaaagttgtttttatGCTATTAGAGCTGCTATTTAAACATGGTATTTAATCTGAGGATCTGGCACAGAAGATACAGAAGATATGTGATACACCTGAGCCGATATAATAGGTCAGGGAGGCGGACACTTGCATGTCATATATATACAAAGTATTTGCTTTGTTGATCTTTTAGACAATTTCTAGAGGAACAGTTCAGATTAAGAAGGTAAGAGATTTAATATCATGTCAGAtcgtatttattatttttgactTACATTGATAAATCCGTATTTCTTAACCTTCACATTCACTGTTGCTGTGGTTTCTGTTCCACATTGAAtaaattattattgtttttttctaataGACTAGTTTAAAGCAAAAACATGGAATCTCGTACATTGGTTCTGGTGGTGTTTTTAGGTGTCGTCTGCGGTGAGTGTGCAAATGACTTTTTTCAAATaagtataattttataatttttataagtataatttttataattcatACAATACACAAGCCTATTATGAGGTTGTTTCTTAGCAGATAATGCAGTACAGCACCACCATGATTTCATCACATAACAGCAGATGTTTCAAAGGTTTTTAATCACAGTTACAGCAAagtacaataaaacaaaaactattCAAAATGTTGGTGTTTTTAGTTGCACAGGCACTTTGGTGTAACCACTGCAAAAAGATCGACAAAGACTATCCCTACTGTGATCAAATAGAGGAGAGAGAATGCGCCTCCGGTCACAATAAATGCATTAAGATCACAATGCAACATCCAGCCTGTGAGTTGGCCAAATTTGTTTTCTCAAATAAAAACTGGAACAGTACCTTTTTTATTACATGTCATGTTTAAAACTTTGGtgacactttacaataaggttcattagttaacattagttaaataacatgaactaaccatgagcaatacatttgttacagtatttatttatctttgttaatgttagttaatagaaataaagcttgtAATTGTTAAAAtcattcattattagttcatgttaactaatgtaattaactaatgttaaccaatgaaccttattgtaaagcgtTATCAAAAATTGAAAAGCATGTCTTATTGAAAATTTTTATGTTCTTTGTCATAGACGGTGAGGTGCGCAGATGTGCCACCGAAAAGGAGTGTGAGGCCCGAGTGCCTAAGGAGGTTATTAAACAATGCTGCAGTGATGGTGACCTTTGCAACTAACCGGCTCCATCAGCCAAATGTATTTTGCAATGTGGTCTGTTAAAACCTTGAACTTGTACTACTTAAAAATGCACATATGTTGAAGTTGGATTGCTCTTTATTTAATACATGTAAATTATAGGagaaatattataaataaaatctgaCCAGCAAAAGCAAGCATTAATGATGACACTTTGTTGTTTctaaagcatttattaattgcCATACAATAGCATGGGTCACATGCACTGTTGAGTGGTTGGAAAGGACAACTGTTGGACTTTGAAATGAAACAGCTAGGTCAGCACTAACATGAAGTGATACGGACgcaaacaaaacaacttctcaCCCAACCCACACAAAAACCCCTGATGCAGAAACACCATGTTAAAAGTCATGATGAAAGATGATTTTAACAATGCACTGCTCTctttagcattttttttaaaaaaatcttgtttatAGCATAtataaaaagtaaagtaaattacaaaaatgttataaaatacAACAATCATTGCAATATTAAACAATGAGAAGGCATTTTAGataataaaacaacacataCACAGATGCATTACCCTTTACTACAAATAATATAGTGAAATATTGAGTAGAAAAAGAACAGACAGCTCAAAACAATGACCAGGATAGACATAAAAAGCAGCGCATAGACAGACATTCTCTTTTCGGCTAATCCACGGACCACACACAGGTTGTATGATGAACATCCATTAAACTCTGCTGCATTACATTGGTATATGCTGTCACTCACTTTAGGCAGAACCCAGAAGAGCAAGTCGTACACAAATAAAGCCTCCACAATGATCCGAAGTGTCACGCTGAACAGGTACACCAACACGCTGTTTTTGCTCTTGTGAAGATCTATCCTCATCTTACCGCCCACCGTTGTGATGGGATCATTAAGATACACCTGCTCATTTTGGGATTCCATTTCTTTCACCTGCTTCTTTTGGACGGAATGTCGAAGCTGGGATGAGAACAACTCCATGATAAGAACCGAGAGCACAAGGAGGATGAAGAGGAAATGCCATGTCATTGTTATTGACCTgtcaaaatgtttattaaagCAGAATTTATTGCAGATGACTGTGTCATTACAGTGGAAGTCTTCGTTCAGGGATTTCCAGGGAAACTGAGCCAAAAAGATCACCACCAGGCGAATGGAGAGCAGGCCGAACCACACCGTGCGACCTTTATAGGTTGCGGTTGAGTCCACTGCGGTGCGAAGGATTGGTATAAGACCAGTAACAATCGCTGCCATTGTTCTTTAAGGTGGATATGTTTTGGTTTCTTCTGTTTCAGGAATAGAAATTATTGAATTCAGAATTTGTTTGcatcattaaaataaaataatctttGAAGCACCGGCTTGCATGCTATGTAATACACATGTAACTTTTTAAAGCAgccttttgatttaaaaaaagaaaaagtagcCATACCTGTTTCTTAGGGCGTTGGTGGACTTGGTGTGTTTGTCCAACACTAATGTCATTCTGAGCTTTGCATTGTATAAGGTCTGCAAAAGTGTTAGCGTCATCAATATGGTTTCTCACACTTTTTTGCTCCACTTTTAACTGAAACCGAATTGAACTTAAAAGATCAGATGAATGAGATCATTTAGATGTCATATCAAATTGCAATATAAATTACATTACACCTAAACACCTAAACCCTGAGGGCAGATTATTCAcactcaaacaaaaaaatcattggCAAACTTTGTGTATTTTTAGGGCACACATATATCCCCAATTCATTAAGAGATgaatgtaataaaatgtaatttaactATTTAATCAATACAGTCTCAATGCAATGGctacatttacagtacatttaagTGAGCTTCgatgcatgtaaacatttaattgaGAAGTAAGCTGTTAGGCAAAAGCTTTTCTTATCCTGTTGTTCTTATgatgtttatgtattttatattttaatgtaaaacgCATAAAACAGGTGTGCAACTCACTTATTTATTACACAATATATAAGATAAAGGAACATATTTAGTAGCTATAAAAATAGACAGGGCACTAAATAACATGTGTTTCATTTAACCAAACATGCTTATAGTTTTGAAGGTTACGATAAA
The Paramisgurnus dabryanus chromosome 1, PD_genome_1.1, whole genome shotgun sequence genome window above contains:
- the gjz1 gene encoding uncharacterized protein gjz1; amino-acid sequence: MAAIVTGLIPILRTAVDSTATYKGRTVWFGLLSIRLVVIFLAQFPWKSLNEDFHCNDTVICNKFCFNKHFDRSITMTWHFLFILLVLSVLIMELFSSQLRHSVQKKQVKEMESQNEQVYLNDPITTVGGKMRIDLHKSKNSVLVYLFSVTLRIIVEALFVYDLLFWVLPKVSDSIYQCNAAEFNGCSSYNLCVVRGLAEKRMSVYALLFMSILVIVLSCLFFFYSIFHYIICSKG